Below is a genomic region from Candidatus Zixiibacteriota bacterium.
CGGTCACGAAGAAGAACCCGAACAGCACGATAAGCACCGCCGATATGGCGTTGATATTCAAAATAGGGGCGAGCCAGATGGCAATCACCAGGCCGATACTGCCGAACACGACTACCGAGAGCGGCAGGTCCCGGTCAGTGCGCGGGACATTATTTGTGTCCACTTTCCCTTTGCGCGAGTCCAGAAATGTGGCAAATCCTCTCCGGAAGGCTGAGATGATAGTCGGGAACGACCGGATCAGGCTGATAATCCCGCCCGTGGCCACCGCCCCCGCTCCGATATACAGCACGTAAGCGTTACGCACTTCGCCGGGGCTCATGTCTTTGATAAGTGTAGTGGCCGGGAAGAGGACCGAATCGAGGTGCTCTCCGAATATCGTAATCGCAGGAATCAAGATGAGATATGACAGCATCCCGCCGGCCAGCATGTTCGCGGAAACTCGGGGGCCAATAATATAGCCGACACCCAGCAGTTCCGGGGTGACCTCTGCCGAGATCGACGCTCCCTTGAAAAACGACAGAAGCCGCTCTGGTATTTCCGCCCACAGCTTCATGCCGGCGTTAACGAATTTGTAAAGCGCCCCAAGCCCGAATCCGAGAAAGACAGTTCTCGCGTTGGTGCCGCCCTGTTCGCCGACAATGAGCACGTCGGCGCAGGCGGTACCCTCCGGATAG
It encodes:
- a CDS encoding oligopeptide transporter, OPT family, giving the protein MSHSDFKPFVPASASPREFTFRAVTIGAILGIVFAASSVYLALKVGMTVSASIPIAVLSITLFRVLGRATILENNIVQTTGSAGESIAFGVATTMPVFLLLGLDMNLLPILVMALLGGILGVLMMIPLRQGLIVKEHGKLTYPEGTACADVLIVGEQGGTNARTVFLGFGLGALYKFVNAGMKLWAEIPERLLSFFKGASISAEVTPELLGVGYIIGPRVSANMLAGGMLSYLILIPAITIFGEHLDSVLFPATTLIKDMSPGEVRNAYVLYIGAGAVATGGIISLIRSFPTIISAFRRGFATFLDSRKGKVDTNNVPRTDRDLPLSVVVFGSIGLVIAIWLAPILNINAISAVLIVLFGFFFVT